From the Drosophila simulans strain w501 chromosome 2L, Prin_Dsim_3.1, whole genome shotgun sequence genome, the window CTCGAAGATCTGAAGGAAGTGCGGCGGCTCATCGAACTCATAGAGCTGTACAAACATTCCAGGCTCCTTGAGCGCATCAAAACTGGCCTTGGCGAACTTGTCCGCCCGGGAAATGGACTCCGCAGAGGCCTCCGAACCATTCCACTGGTAGATGATGGTTTTAATGCCAACGGAGGCCAGATCCGCGGGAACAACAGTGGCGCACTGAAGATAAAACGTATTTTAAAGGATTGTACACAGAACTTAAGCTCATAAGCTTACCTGCACGCTGTACTTGACCACGAAACTGGCATTGGTGGTGAACACAACCGTTTTTGAGATGGGCACCTCTTGCACCTGATCTCCCAAGACACGATAGATTACTCTTTCACCCCTGCCATCATCAACGAGCTGTGTATCTGCAGCCATTTTAGGGCGTTCGCATAGGGAATGGGCATCTAGCTTTCCAAACTTTGTGGACACTGGCTTATGTCCCCTGGTGTTCTCCTGCCAAACATTTAACCAGTTGGCGAAGAGACGCTTAAACTCCACGGGCTCGTGACCCTCGAGGACTCGCACCACCAACGTATTATCCGgatatttcttctttttaacAAAAGCTCTCCCATTTCCCATGGCAGAGAGTGCATCTGCCTGAGGTGCCTGGGCTCCTACCCACAACCAAACACTCTGGCCGTAGTTGTCCAGCAAATAGACTCCATGGGCATCGCTTAGATCATCTTTAGCTGGCATGCCCACATCCAATTGATCCAGGTGCAGCCTTCCCCGTTGATTGCACTTATAGATGCGGAATTTATTGCTGTTGTAGTCGGCGTATTCGCTGACCAATTGACTGGCCTGACAGACCATTCGTTTCTTGAGCGGAAGCAGGGTGTTCCACAGCTCCTTGTGCTCCTGGGACATGGCCTGCTCATATCCATCATCGACTATAGTGATTGGCGATCCACTGCAGTGCTTTTGGACCCAGTCGAGGGCACTTCGTCGTTCGATTCCCGAACTGGAGCGGCCTATCCATACGTAGGTAAGTGTATCCGTTTGCAGGACCATTACGTAATCCGAGTTAAAGTGCGACCAATCGATGGTGGCCACCTCAATGGATCGCAACCATTTGCGGGCGTACAATTGAAAAAGGCGTGGCCTCTTGGGCGCGCTTATTAGTGCTCCCGATCGAACACTGAAAAGGAATCTGTATTATTTCTATTCCCAGCGGACAGAGAACCTCAACTCACTCGTAACCCTTCTTGAAATACGAAAGGAATCTCGCACTCTCCAGATTCTGGGTCTCCCGGTAAATAGAGGATATGTTTCCCAGATACGAGTCCAGCTCCTGGATTTTATGAACAACATTGGATCGATTCTGCTCGCTGACATTCTTGCCCAGCCAGTAGTGGATATATCGCTCAAGACTCACATTCGGCTTCTGTTCGCGTGTCTGTAAACATGGATATTAGTTTAAACCTTGCTCAAAAACACAAACCAATTAAACTACTTACGATGGTTTCGTGATTGGCATAATGCCCCGACAAACTTGCTGCATAGATAATGTATGCGCAGCTATCGTAGAAAGTGCCATAATGTGATCTTGGTACTGCCTCCAGCCGATCCTCGTCTATCTTCCAAATCGCAAAGGTGATCGCATGTTTAGCCACCTTCCGAAATGTGGCATCCACCTTTAGGTCCGGAATGGTGTTGGGACGGATCTCCTTAAatgagtaaatatttaagatttcAGCTCGTTCAATTGAATGCTATTTAATGGTATTTTATGgtgttatttaaaatgttatgcAGGGAACACAGATGTACGATGATTTAATTTACTAATTTAGTCCGAAAATTGAGttaaaaataacattgaaAAAGACACCCTTTTTCTTGGCTACTTTTCTCCGTTTTCCTGAGATTATGCTCTTCAACTTAAAGCCACGCAACTCGAAACCAATCGAATAAGTCAGGTTTATTTAACGAAATTTCATGTGCAATTACCATTCAGTGCTCCCGTTTTCTCTGCCAGTTGGTGACAATGCCACAATCAGGTTGCTTGAACAGCACTTGCCACGACATTGAACACCTTTCAAACGATCGCCAATTGTTGCTGTCATGAGACACTTGAGACACAAGCCCAAGGATAAAGAAATTGCTCAAAACtagcaaaagaaaaatgaaaaccagaaACCCCAAACCCGAACCCGTCCGCAGAAGTGCTCTGCATCCGATTGGAGCCGGCGCAAGTGATAGTGAAAACCAAGAGTGAACAGGGGCGGGCTGTGAACCACATCCAACCACATCACGTTGGTGGTGCAGCCAGTTTTTGTCGAACattaggtttttatttatttatggaacGCAGCAAAGTGGAAAGTGGTTGCATATACGCATACAATAGACACAGACGCACtgcatcttcatcttcatttcGATCGTGATCTCGGCTAGCGGTTTGGGGTCAATAGGCAGGCTGCCTCTTTGGCTAATTAATGTTTTGACTTTCGGAGTCTGGTGCCGCGTTTCATTTG encodes:
- the LOC6732619 gene encoding villin-like protein quail isoform X1, whose product is MELSLSAKETEIRPNTIPDLKVDATFRKVAKHAITFAIWKIDEDRLEAVPRSHYGTFYDSCAYIIYAASLSGHYANHETITREQKPNVSLERYIHYWLGKNVSEQNRSNVVHKIQELDSYLGNISSIYRETQNLESARFLSYFKKGYDVRSGALISAPKRPRLFQLYARKWLRSIEVATIDWSHFNSDYVMVLQTDTLTYVWIGRSSSGIERRSALDWVQKHCSGSPITIVDDGYEQAMSQEHKELWNTLLPLKKRMVCQASQLVSEYADYNSNKFRIYKCNQRGRLHLDQLDVGMPAKDDLSDAHGVYLLDNYGQSVWLWVGAQAPQADALSAMGNGRAFVKKKKYPDNTLVVRVLEGHEPVEFKRLFANWLNVWQENTRGHKPVSTKFGKLDAHSLCERPKMAADTQLVDDGRGERVIYRVLGDQVQEVPISKTVVFTTNASFVVKYSVQCATVVPADLASVGIKTIIYQWNGSEASAESISRADKFAKASFDALKEPGMFVQLYEFDEPPHFLQIFEGKLIIRRGQRNEMPYNGSSDALLDTFLLKVYGDASYNAKAVEETHLSSISSKDCYVIKTNHVWVWCGQSSTGDAREMAKAVGALMGENSLVLEGKESKEFWQSVAMYFNQTLVINGNGNSCSSSTSSSSGAGSMCNGSSNGGNISPTLSNNCYLNTSVPSKPRPPVQLFLVWWQQSALRYEEILGFDQQDLSSDCTYILDTGSLTYVWLGSQAPNQERYTAIAQSYVQNAPFGRRSATALAVVRQFQEPNVFKGFFESWQNDYGKNFHSYEEMRKDLGNKVPSNCSLASEGSALILNNRQKDFDGHKKYPLTVLIQEMDMLPPEINPLKREVHLTHDDFVSVFNMSFYEFDELPKWKKMELKKQFKLF
- the LOC6732619 gene encoding villin-like protein quail isoform X2 is translated as MPPFNFIKQEIRPNTIPDLKVDATFRKVAKHAITFAIWKIDEDRLEAVPRSHYGTFYDSCAYIIYAASLSGHYANHETITREQKPNVSLERYIHYWLGKNVSEQNRSNVVHKIQELDSYLGNISSIYRETQNLESARFLSYFKKGYDVRSGALISAPKRPRLFQLYARKWLRSIEVATIDWSHFNSDYVMVLQTDTLTYVWIGRSSSGIERRSALDWVQKHCSGSPITIVDDGYEQAMSQEHKELWNTLLPLKKRMVCQASQLVSEYADYNSNKFRIYKCNQRGRLHLDQLDVGMPAKDDLSDAHGVYLLDNYGQSVWLWVGAQAPQADALSAMGNGRAFVKKKKYPDNTLVVRVLEGHEPVEFKRLFANWLNVWQENTRGHKPVSTKFGKLDAHSLCERPKMAADTQLVDDGRGERVIYRVLGDQVQEVPISKTVVFTTNASFVVKYSVQCATVVPADLASVGIKTIIYQWNGSEASAESISRADKFAKASFDALKEPGMFVQLYEFDEPPHFLQIFEGKLIIRRGQRNEMPYNGSSDALLDTFLLKVYGDASYNAKAVEETHLSSISSKDCYVIKTNHVWVWCGQSSTGDAREMAKAVGALMGENSLVLEGKESKEFWQSVAMYFNQTLVINGNGNSCSSSTSSSSGAGSMCNGSSNGGNISPTLSNNCYLNTSVPSKPRPPVQLFLVWWQQSALRYEEILGFDQQDLSSDCTYILDTGSLTYVWLGSQAPNQERYTAIAQSYVQNAPFGRRSATALAVVRQFQEPNVFKGFFESWQNDYGKNFHSYEEMRKDLGNKVPSNCSLASEGSALILNNRQKDFDGHKKYPLTVLIQEMDMLPPEINPLKREVHLTHDDFVSVFNMSFYEFDELPKWKKMELKKQFKLF